The proteins below come from a single Prolixibacter sp. NT017 genomic window:
- a CDS encoding sensor histidine kinase, giving the protein MLLKVALLLSMMIQIGAAVIAIGLIRRTRYNVSWILISAGFVLMALRRLFDFSTLFWENHLFSGADVNSWMGILISLLMFIGVIFIRQIFNFQQRIDELRKVSEMRVLSAVIEGEEKARQNFARDLHDGLGPLLSSIKMTASAIDITKLDEANRRIVERTCQTSDDAIVSLMEISNHLSPHLLKNYGLTKALETFAAGLLEGTSIAFAMDSEIREKRYAYKIEITLYRIVSELLNNSLKHAAPCRIALEIKERGGKLFLSYQDDGIGFDPAALAIEPDSDKMGLDNIGSRIKSLNGEMDIHSRSGEGFNLTLQIPVK; this is encoded by the coding sequence ATGTTGCTTAAGGTTGCCCTCCTGTTGTCGATGATGATTCAAATCGGTGCTGCTGTTATCGCCATTGGTTTGATTCGTCGCACCCGTTATAATGTATCCTGGATATTAATATCGGCAGGATTCGTTTTAATGGCCCTTCGGCGATTATTTGATTTCTCGACCCTTTTCTGGGAAAACCACCTGTTTTCCGGAGCTGATGTGAACAGTTGGATGGGAATTCTGATATCGTTGCTGATGTTTATTGGGGTGATATTCATCCGGCAAATATTCAATTTTCAGCAGCGGATTGATGAACTACGAAAAGTGAGCGAAATGAGGGTGTTGTCGGCTGTTATTGAGGGAGAGGAAAAAGCCCGCCAGAATTTTGCCCGTGACCTGCACGATGGTCTGGGACCTCTGTTATCCTCTATTAAAATGACAGCCAGTGCCATTGATATAACGAAGCTGGATGAAGCAAACCGGCGGATTGTGGAACGTACCTGTCAGACTTCGGATGATGCCATTGTTTCGCTGATGGAAATATCCAATCATTTGAGTCCGCACTTGCTGAAGAATTATGGCTTGACCAAGGCCCTGGAGACTTTTGCAGCCGGCCTTTTGGAAGGAACTTCCATTGCGTTTGCCATGGATTCGGAAATTCGGGAAAAACGATATGCCTATAAAATTGAAATTACCCTTTACCGAATTGTATCGGAGTTACTGAACAACAGTCTGAAACATGCGGCTCCCTGCAGGATAGCGCTTGAAATTAAGGAACGCGGTGGCAAGTTGTTCCTGTCTTACCAGGATGACGGGATTGGATTTGATCCTGCAGCGTTGGCGATTGAGCCGGATTCCGATAAAATGGGACTCGACAATATCGGTTCACGCATAAAATCGCTTAATGGTGAGATGGATATTCATTCTCGTTCCGGAGAGGGATTTAACCTGACACTTCAAATACCTGTGAAATGA
- the pstA gene encoding phosphate ABC transporter permease PstA has product MRTWKVWEQRLVRGISFLAAYSVIFILLFLLFVVFSKGLKALSWETIFRLPKGGYYFGGEGGILNAIVGSFYLSVGATVLAVIIGVPAALFINVQLIRLKRTQNTIRYLLDALWGIPSIVYGAFGFTLMLLLGLHASLLAGIITVALLITPILVRAFDEVLKTIPVELQEASFSLGSTKTETALRVIFKQGLAGFITALLLAFGRGIGDAASVLFTAGYTDNIPVTLDEPVATLPLSIFFQLSSPIEEVRERAYAAAVVLTFFILLISVSARFLSKRYAKNIIK; this is encoded by the coding sequence ATGAGAACGTGGAAAGTTTGGGAGCAACGGCTTGTCAGGGGAATTTCATTTCTGGCGGCTTACTCCGTTATCTTCATTCTGTTGTTTCTTCTCTTTGTGGTATTTAGCAAAGGGCTCAAAGCACTTTCGTGGGAAACGATTTTTCGTTTGCCAAAAGGGGGATATTATTTCGGTGGCGAAGGAGGGATTCTGAATGCGATTGTTGGCTCATTTTATCTTTCGGTGGGGGCAACAGTTCTGGCTGTGATTATCGGCGTGCCGGCGGCGCTGTTCATTAATGTGCAGCTCATCCGGCTGAAAAGAACGCAAAATACCATCCGTTACCTGCTCGATGCCTTGTGGGGAATCCCTTCCATTGTTTACGGAGCTTTTGGCTTTACATTGATGTTGCTGTTGGGCCTGCATGCTTCTTTGCTTGCCGGAATTATCACCGTTGCCCTGCTGATAACGCCTATCCTGGTCAGAGCCTTCGACGAGGTGCTGAAAACGATTCCGGTGGAACTACAGGAGGCCTCTTTTTCCTTAGGTTCTACTAAAACGGAAACAGCGCTGCGGGTCATCTTTAAGCAAGGGCTGGCTGGATTTATCACGGCTTTGCTACTGGCGTTCGGCCGGGGAATCGGCGACGCTGCTTCGGTGCTCTTCACAGCCGGTTATACCGACAATATTCCGGTTACGCTCGATGAGCCGGTGGCAACATTGCCGCTTTCCATCTTCTTTCAGCTCAGTTCCCCGATTGAGGAGGTCAGGGAAAGAGCCTATGCTGCAGCGGTGGTGCTGACATTTTTCATCCTGCTGATTAGTGTTTCTGCCCGGTTTTTATCGAAACGGTATGCTAAAAACATCATCAAATAG
- a CDS encoding response regulator transcription factor, protein MKKLNIYLVDDHALFREGLRFLLSDMRAVGTIYEAENGEQFIRMLLDNPADLVLLDIEMPEMGGIEAAQKALAIQPDLKIIALSMYSDENYYLSMVDAGAQGFLLKNSSFDEVKRAITEVAAGKTYFSTEILQSILQSMKSRKDESKDNELTGREAEILRQICNGLSNSEIGELLSISKRTVDKHRENLLQKTQSRNTANLVIYAIKNGYYNV, encoded by the coding sequence ATGAAAAAACTGAATATATACCTGGTTGATGATCATGCTTTGTTTCGTGAAGGACTACGCTTTTTGTTGTCGGATATGAGGGCGGTCGGAACGATATATGAAGCGGAGAACGGGGAGCAGTTTATTCGGATGTTGCTTGATAATCCTGCAGATTTAGTATTGCTGGATATTGAAATGCCGGAGATGGGAGGAATTGAGGCGGCGCAAAAAGCTTTAGCCATTCAGCCGGATTTGAAGATCATTGCGTTGTCGATGTATTCGGACGAGAATTACTATTTGAGCATGGTTGATGCCGGGGCCCAGGGATTTCTGCTGAAGAATTCGAGCTTTGATGAAGTGAAGCGGGCCATCACCGAAGTAGCCGCGGGAAAGACGTATTTCTCAACTGAAATATTACAGTCCATTTTGCAAAGCATGAAAAGCAGGAAGGATGAATCGAAGGACAATGAACTGACCGGGCGGGAAGCAGAGATTCTTCGCCAAATTTGCAATGGATTGTCGAATAGTGAAATTGGTGAATTGTTATCCATTAGCAAGCGAACCGTCGATAAACACCGGGAAAATTTACTGCAGAAAACACAGTCGCGGAATACGGCCAATCTGGTCATCTATGCAATCAAAAATGGTTATTACAATGTGTAA
- a CDS encoding thioredoxin domain-containing protein: MNKIAKRYLVLSLSLLLFAACHNSKAPQPVTLKNTVTEKPEDVVFGNKAAPATVFMYASYQCTYCRYFFARTYPELKKNYLDTGKLKLVVKWLDFGERPKMLNALQAASCISRYGIYDKFHELLVVNPGVVFTPKFDDLLDTIMEHNPVIAECILDNDNYAYLRGNVSEFRANKLTGTPTFVMNNRAYKGYYSYENFKKILEKEFQL, translated from the coding sequence ATGAACAAAATAGCGAAGAGATACCTGGTGTTGAGTTTAAGCTTGCTCCTGTTCGCGGCTTGCCACAACAGCAAAGCTCCCCAACCGGTGACGCTGAAAAATACCGTGACAGAGAAGCCCGAAGATGTGGTTTTTGGCAATAAAGCTGCTCCGGCAACCGTTTTTATGTATGCCAGTTACCAGTGTACCTATTGCCGGTATTTTTTCGCCCGGACGTATCCGGAATTAAAGAAGAACTACTTGGACACAGGCAAATTGAAACTGGTGGTGAAATGGCTCGATTTTGGCGAACGACCGAAGATGTTGAATGCGCTGCAAGCTGCCAGTTGTATCAGTCGTTATGGCATTTACGACAAGTTCCATGAACTGTTGGTCGTCAATCCGGGAGTGGTATTTACCCCAAAGTTCGACGACCTGCTGGATACCATCATGGAGCACAACCCGGTGATTGCCGAGTGTATTCTGGACAACGACAACTACGCCTACTTGCGGGGCAACGTGAGCGAATTCCGGGCCAACAAATTAACCGGGACACCAACGTTTGTAATGAACAACCGGGCCTACAAAGGATACTATTCGTACGAAAATTTTAAAAAGATACTGGAGAAAGAATTTCAATTGTAA
- a CDS encoding alginate export family protein, giving the protein MYRNSNAGCLKNISRLSVKSSLFLSIILFTKSFAWGQLQVDAQYRNRFEVRDGYRLLTSDGMTPAVFISQRTRLSVHYATDGLKVTFTPQDVRVWGDEQLASSTGVYGDAASLDLFEAFVEIRTGSAAWFSIGRQPLVYDNQRILAARNWNQNGLAYDAMVWKWQSNSWKVHVGTSWNSTGENISDNYYPSNRIKSLSFLWLQRIVSKDWQISFSHVASGVTRSDADNHLYFRQTTGVYSTWGKENWQAKGNLYYQFGKNRTGTNVSALLMDAEVTYRTSQLIPGIRLSYLSGNSQTGSGQKTDHLFDILYGARHRFFGEMDYYRSFTTQTQQGGLVDYHFFINGKLSAKTSLTNTFHYFRLAQTNQDTPTNKNLGCENDFVIKHQLTEWGALEGGYLFYCPSQSLKTLQGISNGRFSQFFYLQLTLTPTLFRNQQSNI; this is encoded by the coding sequence ATGTACAGGAATAGTAACGCCGGCTGTTTGAAAAATATCAGCCGGTTATCGGTCAAAAGTTCCCTTTTTCTTTCAATCATTTTATTTACCAAATCTTTTGCATGGGGCCAATTGCAGGTAGATGCACAGTACCGGAACCGTTTCGAAGTGAGAGATGGTTACCGCCTGCTGACATCTGATGGAATGACCCCAGCGGTTTTTATTTCGCAACGAACCCGGCTGTCGGTTCACTATGCAACTGACGGCTTAAAAGTGACGTTCACCCCCCAGGATGTCCGCGTCTGGGGTGATGAACAACTTGCCAGCTCCACCGGCGTATATGGCGATGCGGCTTCGCTCGATCTGTTCGAAGCTTTTGTTGAGATTCGAACCGGAAGTGCTGCCTGGTTTTCCATCGGCCGCCAGCCGTTGGTTTATGACAATCAACGTATCCTGGCAGCCCGCAACTGGAACCAGAACGGATTGGCCTACGATGCCATGGTCTGGAAATGGCAGTCCAATAGCTGGAAGGTTCATGTGGGAACAAGCTGGAACTCTACCGGCGAAAATATTTCGGATAATTATTATCCTTCTAATCGAATAAAATCGTTGAGTTTTCTCTGGCTGCAACGTATTGTGTCAAAAGATTGGCAGATCTCGTTTTCTCATGTAGCCTCAGGTGTCACCCGGTCGGATGCAGATAATCACCTTTATTTCCGGCAGACAACCGGTGTTTATTCGACCTGGGGGAAAGAGAATTGGCAAGCGAAGGGCAATCTCTATTACCAGTTCGGAAAAAATCGGACCGGGACTAATGTAAGTGCTCTGTTGATGGATGCCGAAGTTACTTACCGGACAAGTCAGCTGATCCCGGGAATCAGGTTGAGCTATTTGTCTGGGAACAGCCAAACCGGGAGCGGACAGAAAACGGATCACCTGTTTGATATTTTGTACGGAGCCCGTCACCGTTTTTTCGGAGAGATGGACTATTACAGGAGTTTCACCACACAAACGCAGCAGGGGGGCCTGGTCGATTATCATTTCTTCATCAATGGCAAACTTTCAGCCAAAACAAGCCTGACCAATACCTTCCACTATTTCCGGCTGGCCCAAACCAATCAGGATACTCCAACAAACAAGAACCTGGGGTGCGAAAACGATTTCGTAATCAAACATCAACTGACGGAGTGGGGGGCTTTGGAAGGAGGATACCTGTTTTACTGTCCTTCTCAATCGCTGAAGACCCTGCAGGGAATTTCCAATGGCCGGTTTTCACAATTCTTTTACCTGCAACTGACCCTTACTCCGACACTTTTTCGAAACCAACAATCCAATATATAA
- a CDS encoding phosphate ABC transporter ATP-binding protein: MITYPVFSYQKAKRMVNHQEKQTPIIEVKGLNVRTREGEILKNINLKIPRNKIVVLLGPSGCGKTTLLKSLNRLTDLHKELQVSGEVLIDGVDILKVSRDLPAMRQKMGLLSQRPFPLPVSIYRNVAYGLKLKGIRDKELIAHSVETNLKRVGLWDEVKDRLNSPANSLSIGQQQRLCLARGLAVKPAIVLADEPTSALDPISTRIIENLFKELKEHYTIILVTHVLRQALRLADHVVFMYYGDIIEQGHPDDILKHPKTEVLEKYLVDGN; this comes from the coding sequence ATGATTACTTATCCTGTTTTTAGTTATCAAAAAGCGAAAAGAATGGTCAACCACCAGGAGAAACAGACGCCTATCATCGAGGTGAAGGGATTAAATGTCCGTACCCGGGAAGGGGAAATACTGAAGAATATTAATCTGAAAATTCCCCGGAATAAAATCGTGGTACTATTGGGCCCCTCCGGTTGTGGGAAAACCACTTTACTGAAAAGTCTGAACCGGTTAACCGACTTACACAAGGAATTGCAGGTAAGTGGCGAGGTATTGATTGACGGAGTCGATATTCTGAAGGTTTCCCGCGACTTGCCGGCTATGCGACAAAAGATGGGCCTGCTTTCGCAACGGCCGTTCCCATTGCCGGTTTCCATCTATCGGAATGTAGCCTATGGACTAAAACTGAAAGGGATTCGTGATAAGGAGTTGATCGCTCACAGCGTCGAAACCAACCTGAAACGTGTCGGGTTGTGGGATGAGGTGAAGGACCGGCTTAACAGTCCGGCCAACAGTTTATCTATCGGGCAGCAGCAGCGTCTGTGCCTGGCAAGGGGACTGGCGGTCAAACCTGCCATCGTTTTGGCTGACGAACCGACCTCGGCGCTGGACCCGATTTCGACCAGGATTATCGAGAACCTGTTCAAAGAACTGAAAGAGCATTACACCATTATTTTGGTGACGCATGTTCTCAGGCAGGCATTACGTTTGGCCGATCATGTGGTGTTTATGTATTACGGCGACATCATCGAGCAGGGCCATCCCGACGATATTTTGAAGCATCCCAAAACCGAAGTATTAGAGAAGTATTTGGTTGATGGGAACTAG
- the pstC gene encoding phosphate ABC transporter permease subunit PstC, with protein sequence MNRIRRISDLLVNIWMRAGLYLLLAIPVLIGVGLYWKAAPIIGGHSLSDLLFSRQWFPMKGEFGFMPFIYSSAYVTVLAFILSAPLCLFAAIYLTQFGKHRLLQVMLPVIDILAGIPSVVYGVWGVLVIVPAVAEYLAPLFGVVSSGYSLLSGGIVLAVMCIPYMLNMLIEVFQTIPVGMKEASLSLGATHWEMVKHVIIRKGFPGILSAFGLGIAKAFGETIAVLMVVGNTLDISVSPFSSGYPLPALIANNYGEMMSIPDYDSALMFAALLLFVIILIINLFFRYFIHKTEEI encoded by the coding sequence ATGAACAGGATCAGACGAATTAGCGATTTATTGGTTAATATATGGATGCGTGCCGGACTTTATTTGCTGCTGGCAATCCCCGTATTGATTGGTGTGGGGCTTTATTGGAAGGCAGCACCGATAATTGGTGGACATTCGTTGAGCGATCTGTTATTCTCGCGGCAATGGTTCCCGATGAAAGGGGAATTCGGATTCATGCCCTTTATCTACAGTTCCGCTTATGTCACGGTTCTGGCATTTATTCTCTCAGCCCCGTTATGTCTGTTTGCCGCCATCTATCTGACCCAGTTCGGGAAACATCGTTTGCTGCAGGTGATGCTGCCGGTAATTGATATTTTGGCGGGCATTCCTTCGGTGGTGTACGGAGTGTGGGGCGTGCTGGTGATTGTTCCCGCTGTCGCGGAATATCTGGCTCCTTTGTTCGGAGTGGTCAGTTCGGGTTATTCTCTTCTTTCGGGGGGAATCGTGCTGGCGGTGATGTGCATTCCGTATATGTTGAATATGCTCATCGAAGTATTTCAGACTATCCCGGTAGGAATGAAAGAGGCATCGTTGTCGCTGGGAGCAACGCACTGGGAGATGGTGAAACATGTGATCATCAGGAAAGGTTTCCCGGGAATTCTCTCTGCATTTGGCCTTGGGATAGCTAAAGCTTTTGGCGAAACCATTGCCGTGCTGATGGTGGTAGGAAACACCCTGGATATTTCGGTTTCACCGTTTAGTTCGGGGTATCCGTTACCGGCATTAATTGCCAATAATTACGGCGAAATGATGTCGATTCCTGATTATGATTCGGCATTGATGTTTGCCGCGCTACTGCTGTTTGTGATTATTCTGATCATCAACCTGTTTTTCAGGTATTTTATTCATAAAACGGAAGAGATATGA
- a CDS encoding RagB/SusD family nutrient uptake outer membrane protein, which yields MKRNNLFIWLVLGLLAACTNLDETVYSDLTTTNFYTTRDEVMSAVLRPYTHSRAVFACQSRENCWRLNEFSADQLAWPQKGIHGYDDAKWIQFHYHTWDYTHSSLKDCWNLIFQGLGYCNSGIEGLEAREAEAMGITENEKAAFVAELRANRAYYYLGAINTFGNVPIVTKVAEPEYPATNTRQEVFDFIETEMLAVIDDLPEMTSANSGRFTQIAGYAVLADLYLNAEVWTGTPRWDDCITWCNKILAGEGGAQHGTLELDNDLLTPFCNQNTEKSKENILVLSYDYQASDNRCNWASDFYHFAQKYINGGDRNGNNGVVVIPSAYDAFDDHDLRKQEWMLIGTQYSYDDPATPVNGTVEYAGEPLVFVNNIRLNKSGGTESSMITGEENSGARFNKYRPGAYEDEHYWSNDWVLYRLTEFYFMKAEALMRRNNGVATAEAVELINKVRQRAFTAEDWATGDYAYTPTTLTLDELLAEKGREFIFEGKRRTDLIRFGKFLTGTWWDHEPTNSKHLELYPIPFAQLSVNPNLVQNEGYQVAN from the coding sequence ATGAAGAGAAATAACCTGTTCATATGGTTGGTGCTGGGGCTGCTGGCCGCGTGTACCAACCTGGATGAAACCGTATACAGCGACCTGACCACGACCAACTTTTATACCACCCGCGATGAAGTAATGTCGGCGGTTCTGCGTCCCTACACCCACAGCCGGGCGGTATTTGCCTGCCAGTCGCGGGAAAACTGCTGGCGGTTAAACGAGTTTTCGGCCGACCAGCTGGCCTGGCCCCAAAAAGGCATCCACGGATACGATGATGCCAAATGGATACAGTTTCATTACCACACCTGGGACTATACCCATTCCTCGCTGAAAGATTGCTGGAACCTGATTTTCCAGGGGCTGGGCTATTGCAACAGCGGCATCGAAGGGTTGGAGGCCCGCGAGGCGGAAGCCATGGGGATAACCGAAAACGAAAAGGCGGCCTTCGTCGCCGAGCTGCGGGCCAACCGGGCTTATTATTACCTGGGGGCCATCAACACCTTTGGCAATGTGCCCATTGTGACCAAAGTGGCCGAGCCGGAATACCCGGCAACGAACACCCGGCAGGAAGTATTCGATTTTATTGAAACGGAAATGCTGGCGGTTATCGATGACCTTCCGGAGATGACCAGTGCCAATTCCGGCCGTTTCACCCAAATTGCCGGCTACGCGGTTCTGGCCGATTTGTACCTGAATGCGGAAGTGTGGACCGGTACGCCCCGTTGGGATGACTGCATCACCTGGTGCAACAAGATACTGGCCGGGGAAGGAGGCGCCCAGCATGGAACACTGGAGCTGGACAACGACCTGCTGACCCCTTTCTGTAACCAGAATACAGAAAAGTCGAAAGAGAACATCCTGGTGTTGTCGTATGACTACCAGGCGTCGGACAACCGGTGCAACTGGGCCAGCGACTTTTACCATTTCGCCCAGAAATACATCAATGGGGGAGACCGGAACGGGAACAACGGTGTGGTAGTCATCCCGTCGGCTTACGATGCTTTTGACGACCATGACCTGAGGAAACAGGAGTGGATGCTGATAGGCACCCAGTATAGCTATGATGACCCGGCAACCCCCGTGAACGGGACGGTTGAATATGCCGGGGAGCCCCTGGTGTTCGTTAACAACATCCGGCTGAATAAGTCGGGCGGAACGGAATCGAGCATGATTACCGGCGAAGAGAACAGCGGTGCCCGGTTCAACAAGTACCGTCCGGGCGCTTACGAGGACGAACACTATTGGAGCAACGACTGGGTACTGTACCGGTTGACGGAGTTTTATTTCATGAAAGCCGAAGCGTTGATGCGTAGGAACAACGGGGTGGCCACAGCAGAGGCGGTGGAACTGATCAACAAGGTACGCCAGCGGGCATTTACCGCGGAAGACTGGGCCACGGGTGATTATGCCTATACGCCCACGACCCTGACCCTGGATGAGCTGCTGGCCGAGAAAGGGCGTGAGTTTATTTTCGAAGGAAAACGGCGGACCGATTTGATTCGGTTTGGCAAGTTCCTGACCGGGACCTGGTGGGACCACGAACCCACCAACAGTAAGCATCTGGAATTGTATCCCATTCCGTTTGCCCAGTTGTCGGTGAACCCGAACCTGGTTCAGAATGAGGGTTACCAGGTGGCCAACTAA
- a CDS encoding PstS family phosphate ABC transporter substrate-binding protein, with protein MMKAEKLSVLLVVIILLSACSSGRKKEQTISLSGAFALYPLVVKWSEEYQKEHPGIRFNISAGGAGKGMADALSGTVDLGMFSRAISPEEKAKGVWWVAVTKDAVIPTVNVANPVWPVIQKRGLTHDELRRIYVTGEITRWNQLPGISIDEAINVYTRSDACGAAGTWAAYLGGRQEDLKGIGVFGDPGLADAVVKDEKGVGYNNTIYLYNVKTGRKNPGIEVIPIDVNGNGIIDANENFYDTFNQVLEAIGNGAYPSPPARDLYLVTKGKPQKQATLDFLKWIVTKGQVFVSEAGYVPLPNEVLDEQVSKLQQ; from the coding sequence ATGATGAAAGCAGAAAAACTGAGTGTACTACTGGTTGTAATTATTTTGCTGTCGGCTTGTTCTTCCGGTAGGAAAAAAGAGCAAACGATTAGCTTGTCAGGTGCTTTTGCCCTGTACCCGCTGGTGGTTAAATGGAGCGAAGAATACCAGAAGGAGCATCCCGGTATCCGGTTTAATATCTCGGCCGGAGGAGCCGGGAAGGGGATGGCCGATGCCCTGTCGGGAACAGTTGATTTGGGTATGTTTTCACGGGCGATTTCGCCGGAGGAGAAAGCTAAGGGTGTTTGGTGGGTCGCGGTGACCAAAGATGCTGTGATACCTACCGTGAATGTTGCGAACCCTGTTTGGCCCGTTATTCAAAAGCGGGGGCTGACCCATGATGAACTTCGCCGGATTTATGTAACCGGCGAAATTACCCGCTGGAATCAATTGCCCGGCATTTCCATCGATGAAGCCATTAATGTCTACACCCGTTCCGATGCCTGTGGGGCGGCCGGTACCTGGGCGGCTTATCTGGGGGGCCGTCAGGAGGACCTGAAAGGAATTGGTGTGTTTGGCGATCCGGGTCTGGCGGATGCCGTGGTGAAAGATGAAAAAGGGGTGGGGTACAACAATACCATTTACCTGTACAATGTAAAGACGGGTCGTAAGAACCCCGGTATTGAGGTTATTCCCATCGATGTGAACGGGAATGGAATAATCGATGCCAATGAGAATTTCTACGATACGTTCAATCAGGTTTTGGAGGCTATTGGAAATGGAGCATATCCTTCGCCGCCGGCGAGAGATCTTTACCTGGTAACGAAGGGCAAACCTCAAAAGCAGGCGACGCTCGACTTTTTGAAATGGATTGTGACCAAAGGACAGGTTTTCGTATCGGAAGCTGGGTATGTGCCATTGCCGAATGAAGTGCTGGATGAACAGGTATCAAAACTTCAACAGTAA